The window TCTCCgagcaaaacaaaataatataaatgGCAAAGCCCAGAAGTTGCAGTGTTGGAGCTTCATGCATGTCAAATGGTAAAGGTCGTTTAGAACGGTAAAAAACGAGATACAAACATCATAATTAGATTATGGAGAGTGTAGAGAAAGTACAAATAAGtaacaaaataaagaaagaaaaggatcaCAAGACAAGTTGGACAAAATAAAATTGGCCGGCCACTCATGAAAGAGTGACCAAATGCTTCACCCTATGATCTTTAAGAGAAAACTTGAAGAGCATAACAATTTTAAAGCAGGAGGTAAGGGAACCCAATTAGTGACCAAGCATGCGAAGAAGTTCAGTTCACAAATTTTGAGTGACAATCAAATATGTAACTACCCACATATCAGAAACATAATCACATATAGACATTCTCTGAACACAGCATATTTTAGAATAAAGATATATCACCGATATTAATTTACCCAATTACTGcaccatttaacaaaatttaaaaaaaaaagagcattaACAATTATATAACTAAGAACACACGAAAAAGAGAGCGAACCAAACCTTGACAACAGTTTGGCTAAACCATGAGATAAGCCCATATTTGTTTAAATACCCAGCCATTGCAATAAGTGCAGCAAACCATGTTAGGGTGTCCCAAGCAACTGATTCAGCTAAGCATTCCTTCCATGTGACAACACCAGTGATAAGGAGGACAGACAATCCAAGAATTGCAGCACTTACGGCATCCACATTTAGTGCACCTCCAAAAATCCAAAGCCCGACCTGATATAGCACAGATATAAAAGGTACAGATGGCTCAACTGGGAAATAAACTATATAAACTCATTTTTGGGCATAATCATACAAAATCACCGATTTCATTCTTAAATATCATAGGAAGCACACAAAGACCACAAACAACAGAAAGTCTTCATCAAAATGAAAAGATGAGAAGCTCTTCCCAGACAAACAACCAGGGAAAACAAGAACTAGAAAAATGCAACGTAGGCATGGGAAAAAACTCATGCTTATCTGGCTTTAGCTggcaaaataaccaaaatatttAAACACCTCTAAGATACTTATATGACCTAAAAGATCCACCAAAGCCATAAAAACTATCCATGCTATGTCGGCAAGATATTTTGTCTCATTTTTATTTGTGCGATTCTCCAACCCTACCAAAGTTTGTATTGCAAGCAAACAAGGGATCTCATGTCACCAATAAAGTCATATGTTGTTTATAATAAAATCACAGTATCTATCACATAACAGTAATAAACTACAGAAACAACACCAAGTTCAACATGATACAAACTCAACAAATAAGTATTGACCAATCAGATAGATGGCAACAAAACTGCATTATCAAACTAATAAAACATTCGGCAAGGCCTGTTCTCATGAAGCAGATGATACAAACAACAGAGTAACACCAACAGATCAGATAAAAATAACTCTTAAGATGATGCTAGATACAAGCTACACATCAAGAGAAATAAACTAAGACTGGATTAAAGGATTAATCGCAGATAAAAACATAACCAGGATACATAGGGATGACAGAAGCAAAGAGCAGTGCTTAAACGATGCAAGAAAACAACTTTTACTGTTAACCAAACCTGGAATAGTTTCAAAATTAGCCAGTATGTTGGTATGCAAACACATTTTATTGCCACAACACGAAAGAATAGTAGCAGGAGAGAAGGTTTAGCATATATGAAGGATGTAGCACTATGCATGAATAGAAACCAACTCACAATCAGTCTATCAATTCATTCAGTGCAATGATTAAAGCCTTCACCTTTCCTTAGGGTAATCCATCATCAGGTTATAGCCAACAGGTAGATAATTACCCACCAGGAATTTCTTTTTCGCATTGAAGCATAAGAGAACATatagaagggaaaagaaaaccCAGTCAAGGAACAGCTTTTTCACTTTATTTAACACAAAGGGAACACAAGGTATAATAAGGTTTTCCCACCACTCCTTgtataaaaagaagaaaaacaaaagtacaataAGGTCCAGTTGTGCAATATGcatggaagaagaagaagaaggaccTTCCGTAAATTTGCCTACAAAGTACTAGCAAGCAACGATGAGTTAAAAGATAGTGGTTTGAGCTAAGCACAAAATTATTTGAGATCTACCTGTTTCAGAAATAGATAAACCAGTAAAGACAACTTGCACACAGAGAAAAATTATATGAAAGAGCATACTGGAATCCCCCCATAATGCTGCATCTAAGTCTAGCAGAAAACTCCCAACAGGAAATCCTGGACAAAAACAGAGCTAAAATATCTACCTATCCCTAACAATAAACTTTGTAGGAGCACTCTGAAGGTGGCACCGAAAAAGTTTTGTTGCTACACATGTTGACAGGTAAACCCCATGGAAAAAATCCTAGCAGAAACGTAGGAATAGATGCTCGCCAGATATGTTAGGTATGACCTTTATTAGTTGACTACAGATCATGAATTATGCCCACACTATACTTGCTCATAGAGACCAATCATGAAAAGGTATTTTGATCAGCAACTTAGTGTTTACCTGTTGCAATATAAATGAATCATCTTGCAATCAAGATAGGTGTAACAGAAGAAAACTAAATGTGATAAAAGAGAGTAGAATTATTGAAAAACACAGAGTAACATAAGATACAAGTAGCCTCAGAAAACAGGAAAAAAGGCTTCCATAATTTCTGTTTCTCAACATAAATTTAGTATGTTAAGAAATAAAGGTAGAGGTTCTTTTATCTTGCAGGTGGAGCACCATTAATAAAGAAAACAACACACCTAGAAGCAGAGGAGACAAAATGAGTGCTCTACATCTCTAATATGTTCAAAAAGTGGAGAGGCTGAGAACAGATTTCGTATATTCTTTTACGAGCTGTCAAAACAAGTAGATGTCAAATagagtttcaaaaaaattttaataggtTTGGGGCCATGTCCTGCATATATCTATTAAAGCTCCATGGCATCATTGACTTCAGCTTATATGAACTAGAGCAAAGCTAAATAAAACATCATAAAAGTATATAATGCATATCAAAGTCTACCTACTACATTAATTTTCTTACCAACAAACTACTCATCTAACTCCTAATTAGGTTGAAGTCTCAGGATGTAGAGGTCATAGGTTCAGATCCCTCCTCCCCCTCCCCGCTTCTTAAATCCCACCATTTCCCTGCTGGGGAAAAAAACACTCCAAATTATGCCACTTTGGCACTCAAATTGGTCAACAGAACAGAAGTTCACCTAGGTATCTCAGATATCATCAATCAAACTCACCAAAAGTAAACACAGGAAAACCAGCCGTAGCCAGTACTTCAAAGGTCAAAAATGACCAAACAATAAACAACTAAATGCGTAATGTTTTTAGATCTTAGAAATTGCTCCTTAACAAAAATCAGAACCTTTGCACGTTACAACCTTAAAAAAATCTCATACTCTTATAATGTCTTTATTCAACTTTAACTACTTTTACAAGACACCAGTGTAGGTAATTGCACAAAATAGTTGCATTACTTTCATTCTTCAGAGGACTGACTCTGCAACGTTTTAATATTACTGCATGGCAAACAAACATAAGGATCTGATTTGTTACCATAGGCATTTTGTAACACTTTACACTGAGATCTGATATATGCACAAAACAGAACACTGTCATAAGCAATTTGTCAAGAATCATGACCAATCACTAACATAAAGCATTagtagaaaagtagaaaaacaaatttaatcAGCAATTGCAGCACAAttgaatttcttaaaaaagcatgcataaaaaataaaatttcagaTACGAGAAATGTGGAGGTATACAGAGTCATACTGTGAGAACCAGCGTCGCAGCCATGATAATCTCATTCTTGGACATTGGTCCCATCTTCTCCAGCTTCTCCTGAGCGAGCTTAGGAGCATCAGGGCTACTTTTCACCATGGGAGgataaatcaaatacaaaagcaATGGCACCACCACCAATGACACCAATCCAGGTACAATGGCTGCCTTAGCCCAATCCATCCACCCTATCGGCCTATTTATGGTATTCAAAGTCAAATTCGCAGCCAAAGGATTTGCAGCCATGGCAGTCAAGAACATAGAAGACGAAATTACCGAAGTCTGGAAACAAGTCAACATCAACCATGATCCCAACTTCCTCTCAGTCCCATCCCCAGTATTGCTCCCACAAGCTACACATAGTGACTTCACCAATGGCAAGAAAATTCCCCCAGCCCTTGCGGAAACCGAGGGAATAGCCGGGGCCAAAAGGGCCTCGCTGAAAACCAAACTGTAACCCAATCCCAGTGAAGAACTcccaaataacttcacaaatTGATATGCAATCCTATTCCCAAGCCCAGTTTTTATAAACCCCCGAGCGAAGAAAAATGCAAGAGCAATTAACCATGGAATTGGGTCGCCAAATGCAGAAAAAGCACCCGCAAAAGTAAGCGTCTTAGTCAATACAGAAGCTCCTAATCCCAATAGCGCCACAGCTCCAAGGGGCAAAGGTTGAGTAATAATCCCAATAATTGTAGCCAAGAAAATCGCCAATAATTGCCAGGCGTTTCTTGAAACTCCGGCAGGTGCAGGAACCAGCCAAAGAAGAACTCCAGTAGCAATTGAAGCAATCAATGGCTTCATGGCCGCGCCTTGCCATGGTTGTTGCGGGGGTTGTTTCATTTCCACTGGAACAGAAGACGCTGATGGGTTCCCCGGTGATGCGGCCGACGCTGCAGCGGCCTTTACGATCAAGCCTCGCCGTTCTGTTGAGGGGGAAATGTTAGTAAAAGTCTTGCCATCGAATTTTCTGCTGGTGAAATGGGAGAATTTCTGCCATTTGTTCTCATTGTTGAATTGGAATTTCGGTTTCAGGGAGGTGAAGGGGGATTGGTTGTGGGCCTTGCGAGGTGGGTTTGGCCGGAGACGGAGATTTAGGGAGGAGGTGAGGGCCAGAGACGCCATGGATAATGGTGGTGGCGTTGGTTTGTTTTGGGAGATCTGAAACAAAGTGGACTCTTAACAGTTGGGAAATCAGAAATGTTGgatattcaattttttaaaatcagaaatttgagTGGACAAATATCGACCGTTGGATTGAGGTGGGGTTCTAGGAAATTTAGTGTAGAAATCTGATCCGTCAGTTTTATCTGACGGTCAGGATGAGGTTTGGAATGTACGGTTTGTAAAGGGGCCAGCTGTAGCTTCTTAGTTCTTAGATCATCTTCGTGAACTCCGCCTTATGATTTTCGCAGTTTCCGACCGTCTGTCAAACTTTGGAATGTTGCAGCGGCAATTAATATGCCCTTGCCACTGTGTATAATATGGAAATGGGGCAGGGACAGTTGCACGTGTCCCTGAACGGTTAATGGCCATGATTTGATCTCAAAAATTTGTGTGGCTAAAATTACAAGTTGTAACTTGATTTCCACGTCATGTGTGGgtctcacaaaaatttattctAAAGTTACACGATGTGCAAAAAAAGTTACACGATGTACAAAGAAAGTTACGCGCAGTAGATAATGACCAAAATCCCCTGAACCGTCCATACCCCGAGTccgtataatatatatatctatatatatctatatatacatatatgcatgtatgtatgtatgtatatatatcactttctttttaatttttctttctaaGGAGAAAATTTTAACTCAAAACTTATATAATTCTTATGTTCTTATGTCTCAACTTTAGTAATTAGACATTATTAAATTATTAGTAGTGTCTACAAACTAATTTGCAAATGGCATGTAGAAGGCAAATGAAAGCGTCTATTTTGTAGAAGTAAAAGTACATAAAGTTTAGgggtaaaacaagaaaatagaaaGAAGTTAACCCTCAAATAATGattgagaattttttttctttttaacaatcAGACTTGCAACGtttgtattttcttttctctatttACATGTAATGATTACCTCTAATTGAGATGACAATGGATAAAGTTAGACGGGCTCCAAATTGAAAATAATCACTTGGTAAACATGTATTAAGATTTACAAAAAGACTGCACCAGAAACAAATTTCAAAAGAAGCTAATCGTTTGTATTGATTTCAAAATGATGATTATTAGTTTAGGAGCCAAAAAACTTTGACAATGGAATAAAACAAGTAACTATTATGGCATTTAATATGTTGTTGCCATAGATAAATATATTATGTTGTAGatacaaaagaaaaagcatATATGCGTACATACATCGGATCTTGTACAAGTGTAATTACACATTAGGAGTAAATTGATGATAAATttaaaaatgataaagtgaaacaaaaactcctaaataattataaattataatttgaaTGTAGTTAAGATATCCAAAACCCCCTTGATCAAAGGATGAGTGAGTAAGAAATTTTATTGTGATCGTGTTTGGACCAACCACGACAAGCTACGCAATTAGTTTTTTCCTAATTGAATAAATAAAGATTTCACAGTCTTAGAAGAATGTGAATTATGTTTGACCTAAAATTATTAGgtatgcataatttttgcaaCATTTTCATTGGAtaaaattaatttcttttgTCGGCAATAATAACTATCTAATATATTTCTATTCCTACTCTATGTGGATTGGACGATGAACCACCAAATCAGACAAGTGTACTACTATGAAAGGAAGGAGAAACCTAATGAAATTTATATAAGACTGGAGAATAAACTACAAAATTAGATAAGTGTACTGTTGCACTCTTTGAGTTttctaataatataaaaaatactATACTTTTTGTGTGATATATTAGATAGAGTTTGAATCTCGGACCTAATATATGGAAGAATTTTAAAGCTCACCTTGTTCATTGGTTAAAAATTAatcactttaccaaatatactgtatgaactataaaaaaaaaggaaatttctcGTGATTCCAATGTTGGCTAAGTtccgtcaaaaaaaaaatgttggctAAGTTGGCTGTCCAATGCTGATCTCGGGAAGTGTTAGTGACAGGTGGAGTTTGGTGATTGGTGAAGCAGTACATCTAAAGATGTTGATTTGTGGGACATTTTGGGTGGCCAAAAAGGGATACGGGGTGGGAACGGTCATCAGATTGACCGTTCCCAAGCGGTCTCCTCACAAGCAGAAAGGAAAGGCAAGAAATGAACCACATTAGCAGCCTTCAGCAAACGTCCAAAATGACGTCGTTTCAATATAAATGAGGGGAAAACAAATAGATGACGGTGTTGACCGTAACGGACCATCAGCACCAATGGCAAGCAAAGTCCCGCCTAAAATGAAACGTTCCCAAGAAAAGCCCCACTTACACTCTCCCAAAGGAAGCGGTTGCTGAAATTaacaaatgtaaaaaaaaaaatagggcaAGATTGGAGTGGAGAAACTAAAAGAGGAAACTAGAAAACGGGCAACAAAGTGCGACATTGCCAAAAGTTGTGGAACAGCGGCATCATTGAAGGAAAATAAGAGCAAGGAGAAGGAAGAAGTGGTGGCGGGAGTACAAGTTTTTGGTGATTGGGGTttaataaaagaagaagaaagttgaaCTGAAGTTTGAAAGTAGAAGATCGTGGGATTCGAAAGTAGTGAACGACCACAAATCAGTCAGGTAAAACATGAGGAAGCCTAGAATGATATAGTAATGCGTGTAATTTGACCAAAAAGTTGAAAAACCTTACTTTCTGGATGTTGTTAGTGTACACTATGATGATTGTATAGAGGGATGTCACACATGCATGATTTTGTGTATAGTAATTGATAAGTGCAGCGTGATAGGAGTATTACGTGTTAGCCTTTGATCGTCGAAACAGGATAGTGGGAAAGGAGGGGAAAATGTTGCGGCACAACCGCTTGAGAAAATGTGTGCATGGGTTTGGGAGGGAGTTTGTAGGTGTAAAAAATTGGTGTACGTTATAATTACTATATGCTGAGTAGATGTACAATGTGTTGAGTGTGTGATACACTGCGTTATCAAACAAGATAATTCAGTGAAGGATGGGTCATACAGCATGTTAGCTAAAAATTATGTTATGGtatgtgagaaaaaaatgaCATGGAGAAACATTGATATGGTGTGTTAAGTGTAAAGTATTAACATAAGAAATGTTAGTCTGTGATGGGTATATTGTATTTGATATTTCAAATCTGTATGTCTAGTGTAGCAATTGATGTGCATGAACACAATGTTGACTAAGTCTTACTTTTTGTGGACTAACAGGCACAGAGAAGAAATAGAGTACAAATGTTAGTGTAAAATTGGTATGCCGTATTTTGATCTTCATTACTGTATGTCTATTATATTAGTTCAAGTGCATGAACACAATGTTAGAAAAGTCATACAAGTTGTCCTTTAACTATTACATGGTTTGGATTAACAGGTACAGGATAGAAAGAGAACAAAAATGTTAGATTGAAAATGGAATGTGGTATTTGGGACTGCATTGATGTATGTTTATTGTAATAGTTGTTGAGCATGAACAAAGTGTTGGATAAGTATTACATGGCGTGGATTAACAAGTACAGAGTAGAAATGTTAGTGTGTAATTGGTATGTCGTATTTGAGACTTCGTTGGTGTATGTTTATTGTATTCGTTGCTTGCATAAACACAATGTTGGATAATTGTTACATGTTGTGGATTAACAGGAATAGGACACAAATAGAATAGAATTGATCGTTTGAAATTTATATGTCGTATTTGGGTCATCATTGGTATATGTTTATTGTATTAGTTTGTGTGCATGAACACAGTGTTCCATAAGTGTTACTTGTTGTAGATTAATAGGTATAGAGAAGAAACAGAGTAGAAAGTTTAGTGTCAAATTGGTATGTCGTTTTTGGATGTTCATTAGTGTATGTCTATTCTATTAGTTCACGTGTATGAACACAATGTTGGATAAGTCTTACATATTGTTAGATAACTGTTACATGGTGTGGATTAACAGGAATAGgacagaaagaaaagagaaaggttAGATTGAAATTGGAATGTCGTATGTGGGACTACATTGAGGTATGTTTATTGTATTAGCTCTTGTGCATGAACAAAGTGTTGGAAAAGTGTTACATGGTATTGGATAACTGTTACGTGGTGTGGATTAACAGGCACAGGCCAGAAAGAGAAGAGAAATGTTagattgaaattgaaatttgcttccatttgaaattgcattgaTGTATGTTAATTGTATTGGTTCTTTTACATCAACAAAGTGTTGGAAAAGTGTTACATGGTGTGGATTAACAGGCACAGaccagaaaaagaagagaaatgttaGATTGAAATCGAAATTTGCTTCCATTTGAAACCGCATTGATATATGTTAATTGTATTAGTTCTTGTGCATGTTCACGGTTGTATTGGATAAGTGTTACATGGTGTGGATTAACAAGTACAGAGAAAAAATAGAGTAGAAAAGTTAGTGCGTAATTGGTATGTCGTATTTGAGACTTCGTTGGTGTATGTTTATTGTATTCATTGCTATGCATAAACAGGATGGCACGGATAAGAAGCAAAAGACGGAACAAGAGTTTAGACGAAAATGAAGGAATAGAGGCAGCGGGGACAAGTGAAGTCAGACAACTAGTTCCACCACTGAATCCGTGGATGAAGTTTAGGTAATGTTGGtgtttattaaaaataataatgatgaGTAGAATGCATAGTTAATTGGTTAATATTGAATGTGTGTAGGAGGGAGTATCAAAGCACCGTTCTAGAGAAAGGCATTAAGATAACAGAGGTACGCATAAGAACTAAATAAAACATTAATTTGGAAAGTTGGGGTGCGGTAAAAGTAATCGACACAATCAGAAAAGGGTTAATATTAGAAACCTCCCTCTTGGTTTCTTCAAATCACACCTAGCACCCTCCATGTTATCAAAATCACACTTAGCACCACTGGAATGACAACTTTGGTGTCATTATCAGCCCCTCTATTTGAAAATAGTAGTAAAAAATGAAGTGTAGGAGAGAGACTTTATTTTTGTTCCACTTTTACCCATAACCCAAAATGAGAATACTTCATAGTAGCAAAACAAGTATAAATCTTGATTTTTAGTATACGTAAATGATCATATAATAAATAATAGGATAGCATCAAGGTTGTAATAGGACTTGTATGAAACTGTAACCGAATTTGTTGTTTTGTAGACCATGCAGTATGACGATATGTATCATTTGGAGAGATGCGAGGTAAATAAGGTTGTTAGATCAATCATCCTTGAACAGGGTAACACGTTTtgaacattttgtaattttgtgtAACACGTTAGTGTACATATGGGTCCAATATGTAATAATCATATCTCTTATGATAGGTTTTACGAATAGTTTAATTAGAGTTACaaattttaagaattttttgattttttttaatctgtTTTGGTATGCAGTTTTGTTCTTAGTTTTTGTAGTGGAGTATTGGTCTCCGTATACTGCATAGATTATTTTTAAATTACGGCCATTCAACTTTAGTTGCGGTATAACATTATTTATCCGAATTTCTTTTTGCCTCTAAACGAGTTAAGGTTATTTGTGGCAGGGGGTAGATGTTGgtgatttttgaataatttgttatCTTTTGATTAGGATAATCTATCACATCCTACTGCCAGGGGCGCTAGGTGTGATAATATTAACTTGGGGGGTATTAGATGTGATTAGAACAAAAGTCAGGGGAGGAATTATACTATTAACCCATTAGAAAATGATGATGACATTGGGAATGACTTACGATTATATGCATCCAATACAGTATAATAAAATGGTCAAAACAGCATATGATAAATTGAGCGAGGAAGAAGCACATAAGCGAAAAAAGAactattgaaaagaaaaagagtagtACAAGAGAGAAATGACGCAATTTGGAAAGACTATACCGCTAATAAAGCAGTATAAGGTAAGCACAAAGCATGGATGAAGTTTAGGTTGGTATGTGATAATCTGTGTATGACTAACTAGATTTTTCGCTTGAACTTGATTATAGAATCCGAAGTACACCATTCGTTGTTCACCAAATCAGATGGTTTGGTTAGCATCGAACATtgatgaaacaaaaaaatagcAAATCAGAGATATGGGGTTTGGAGGGCTACTGGAAATACAGTGTCGCTCAATTCCGAACGGCATAGGAACCTGGCTGGTCGACAATTTTAATCCTACACTAAGCAGCTTTCAGCTACATGGAGATGGTGTGCTACTCCTAACAGCAAAAGACATCGGTTTCATTCTTGGAATCCCAAATGATGGCCCCTTACCAGTTGAAGATGCTGATAGCAGTGAGGGTGGAGATTCTGGATCAAGTCGCTGAACATACAAATGGAAAGAGCTGCCGAAGCAGTTAGTATCCATGAGCGGTAGAGACGAGTTCAAGCGACTATTTTTGCTTGTGGATGTCTATTGGCTCCAACTACACGGGCTAAGCATAAAATCCGGCTATGGGGTTGCACGAAGGTGGTTATTGAGGTGACCTCATTAAACTGGGCAGAGTACGTTAGAAATGTACTATGCAATAGGATATTAGAAGTGCAAAAGAAAAGCGGAAAGCAGCACTAATATGTTGGGGGCTGCATCTTTGTTCTACTGGTAAGTTTAGTTACGCGTTATTGAAAGTTAGTAAGTCATTTAACTAGTAGGGGATGCAAcgattttgaaattttaattagGCACATAAAGGTTGTTTATGCAACGTACATATTTTGATATGATAAGTGAGTATGAAGGACGGGAAAGAGGTTTGTCGAACAAACGGGACATTAgacataaataaaattttgaaattcgtGATACATATATTATTTGCAGATGATATAAATGATGAGTCAGTCGCCAATTGAATTGCAGGTGCATTACCTCGATCGAGTGATAATACTAAAGCACAGAGTGGCTCGAATTACACCAAGAGCAAAGGCATGGACAGATGCTTTAATTTCACAGCGGGATGCATTGGAGATCAATAATCTCGGAGGTtatggaaaaggaaaactagtaagagagataattatttttttgcttGGATAAGGATTGTAACTTTCTAGTTCGTATGTATAAGACACACATACCATGTACTTATGAAGTGATGGTTTGACTTTATTTTCGTAGATTGGGGCGCATGAAGAGGAAGAGGCTGAATCAGGTACACAAATAAATGAACTACCCCCTGAGCTAGTTGGAATAATGATGGACAGCGGTCATCATGACATTGCTGTAAGCTACCTAACTTTTCTTAGAAGAAAGTTCATTCTGTAATGTTGTTGCTTAAGAGCAAATGTTATGCATTTATGCTGATGTTTTTGTAAGCAGCCAAACCTACGTAATTGGGGAAAGTTATCTTGTCCAATACAATCATGATAAATCTTCGATGACCGCATACAATCATTTTGCGTTTGCTATGCATAACATACAAAAATAGGAAAGTTAGTTGTAAGTGGAGTTTGGGACAAATAAGTACACCCATTCGTTTGTTAAGCTTTGTAAAAGGTGGCAACATTTTTCAAATGCCGGGCACAAATAATACTACTGTTGTGATCTAATCTAGGTACATTTCTTGCATAGAACAGATCGTGTCGTATTTTCCATATTCTATGACAGAAAAGAGCGGTGAAAAAAATTCTCGTATATTATTCATGCAAAATATAAAGGTAACTATCATAACCTCATTCGATTCGAGTGGCAAATACACCTTAAGGCATTTCATGTATAACTTAGTCATGAAAAATATTTCACCGATTGAAAGTGAAAAGGCAGATTTAGTGAGGTCCACGAGGAAGTAATACACATCAATGCATAATTTCCTATTCATCTGTTCTGGATTAAATCGAAACGGGCTATTCATTATGGTTTGTTAATGTATAAGTAGGCTGAGCTTTCAGAAGTGTACAATATGACAGTGAGTTGTCAAAGAAGGATATTAAAGATTGCAGAAATGATGTGTTCTCATCCTAGGGCCAAAGCAGCAGCAACAGAGGTCATTTCAAAGGCAAAACAGAAACAGAGGCTGTCTGATTCAGACCAAATACATCTTGATATGGAAAGTGAAGATCATTCGGAATATGAATCGGCTAAGGATGGAAAAGACTCCAAAGATCTCGATGACGGTGATAGTGAAAAAGAACAAGATGCCGGCGGTACTGCCGATGACACTGGGACGTCAATTAGATCAATAGATGAGACTGAACCAACAAATCAGCAATCAAAGGGGCAGAAGACGGTTGAAAAAGAGTAAAGTgggagtgtgagagcccgtaattttgtttaaagtactaagttttatttttcttttaattacacgtttttccacattttattgatttgaaaaattgtgaaaataatttttatgagtaaatagagtttttagatgatttttctagtatcgaatagtttttgagaaattaagaacgtataccggacgtgggacccactagtgcgaaaagttcggaaaaattcggccagttcggttgagttttggatactgggtttaaattaccgggcgttatgagatatttagaggttgccaagtggataggtgtgagagagacaaaaagttaggtagacaattaatgaaggtgacatgtgtcaccatatgattaaatcttgttttgacttactattcaaccttttac is drawn from Coffea arabica cultivar ET-39 chromosome 1c, Coffea Arabica ET-39 HiFi, whole genome shotgun sequence and contains these coding sequences:
- the LOC113720641 gene encoding dicarboxylate transporter 1, chloroplastic-like; translated protein: MASLALTSSLNLRLRPNPPRKAHNQSPFTSLKPKFQFNNENKWQKFSHFTSRKFDGKTFTNISPSTERRGLIVKAAAASAASPGNPSASSVPVEMKQPPQQPWQGAAMKPLIASIATGVLLWLVPAPAGVSRNAWQLLAIFLATIIGIITQPLPLGAVALLGLGASVLTKTLTFAGAFSAFGDPIPWLIALAFFFARGFIKTGLGNRIAYQFVKLFGSSSLGLGYSLVFSEALLAPAIPSVSARAGGIFLPLVKSLCVACGSNTGDGTERKLGSWLMLTCFQTSVISSSMFLTAMAANPLAANLTLNTINRPIGWMDWAKAAIVPGLVSLVVVPLLLYLIYPPMVKSSPDAPKLAQEKLEKMGPMSKNEIIMAATLVLTVGLWIFGGALNVDAVSAAILGLSVLLITGVVTWKECLAESVAWDTLTWFAALIAMAGYLNKYGLISWFSQTVVKFVGGLGLSWQLSFGILVLLYFYSHYFFASGAAHIGAMFTAFLSVASALGTPSYLGALVLSFLSNLMGGLTHYGIGSAPVFYGAGYVPLAQWWGYGFLMSVVNILIWLGVGGVWWKAIGLW